The nucleotide window ACTCCCGCTATGCCGAGGATGCCCAGCGTCAGCTGTGGCAGCAGCCCGGTCAGCGCCGTGATCCCGGTCAACACCAGCCACAACGCCTTGGTCTGCCGACCAGCGGCGGGGAAGGCGTCGTCGCGGCGGCGGACGCAGTCGACGAACGCCCACAGCTTGATCACCAAGAAGACGGCCCACAGGACCCAGGTGACGATCGTCGTCGTCGCGCTGAACAGCATCGAGCCAACCTACGGGATCACCCGCACCGCGCCGCGACGGTGCGACCGAAGCGGTGAACGCGCCGCGTCAGCCGCTCGGCGGCCGCTGCCCGGACAGCAGCGTGTCGACGCTCGCCGAGCCGTCCCGGTAGCGCCGGGTCAACTCGGCCGACAACGCGTCGACCACCGTCTGGACGGCGTGCCGGTTGGTCGACACGTCCCGCTCGTGGCGGCGCAGCCGAGCCAGCGCCGACTGGAGCTCGGCATCGCTGCGATGGGTGACGTCGGAGATGAGCGGATCGGCCACGACCGCCTCGGCGGCGCGGCGGTGCTCGTCGACCCGCGACGGTTCCACGCTCAGATGCCGCCCGAGTCCGCGGGTCGAGCGCTGGTCGTCGGCGAGCACGTCAGCGAGGTGCTCGGCCACGGCGGCCTCGGCGGCGACCGGATCGCGGTGCCGCAGCTCCGCGGTGACGATGTCGATCCGGCCGTGCAACAGGCGGCGCAGGTAGGACAGGTCCGCCTCTTCCTGCTCGGCCTCCCGCCGACGCGTCCGCAGGTCGGCCAGCTCCAGGTCGGCGAGGCCGGCGACGAAACCGGGGTCGAGCACGCGGTCGATGCGACGGCGGCCGCCGGCGTACGGCGTCGTCATCGCGGCGCCCTCGCGAACCGCGTCGGTGTCACCGGGACGTCCTTCCCACCGTGGGGCGCAGCTGGCCGCGCGCCGCTGCGGCGAGGGTAGTCCAGCCGTGCGCGGCGTTGCCCGCCGACGCCGGTGGCCGTTCGCCTGACCCGTTCCGGTGACAGTGCCTCAACGCCCCGGCGCCGGCCGCCGATGCACACAGGACCGCCCGACCGAGGTCACTGCGGCGACCGTCGCGAAGTCGTTGCACCACCGCGCCGTCCCTCTCGACTGGAGCCCGCCGATGACCGTCGTCGACGCCGTGCCTGACGTCGCCGGGCTCGTGCGGGCACTGGGCGGCCAGCGCTGGACCGGGTGCGTGGTGCTGATCGACGACGAGCGGGACGAGAGCCGGTTGTGGCTGCAGTCCGGCCGGGTCGTCGCGCTCGAGCGGCCAGGTCGCCGGATGGCGCTGGGTACCCGGCTGCAGGCTGCCGGCTCGCTGAGTCCACAGGCGCTGGCGGACGCCCGCGAACTGCAGCGCACGACCCACCCCGAGCTGCCCGTCGACGAGATCCTGTTCCGGACGGGGCTGATCGGCAGTACGGCGCTGGCCGACGCGGCTGCGGACCTGGTCGCGGAGTCGCTGGCCGAGCTGCTGGTCGCGCCGTACCGACGTCACGAACTCCGCGACGGCGAGCCGCCGGGGTCGGCCGCGGCGCTACTCGACGGCGGCCTGGACCTCGAGGCCATCCTCGACACCGCCGCAGCCCGCCGGGACCGGCTTGTCGCAGCCCTGCGGCCGCTGGGCGGCCCGGACGCCACCCCGGTCCTGGCCAGCCAGGAACTCGTCGACGACGACGTCGTGCTGGGCCCGGCCGAGTGGGCACTGCTGTGCAAGGTCGACGCGGTGCGCACCGTCGTCGACCTTGCCGACGCCTGCGGGTTCACCGTCGCCGAAGCCGGTGAGGTCGTCGGCGGCCTGGTGACCGCGGGCCTGCTGGACCTGCGGGAGGGGTCGGGCCTGCCGGACTGGCTCGGTGCGCAGCACGATGTCCCGCAGCCCTTCTCCGAGGTCGTCCCGCAACGGGTGTCCGATGAACCGGTGCCCAGCGAGGCGGCCGGCAGTGACGGCGCCGCAGCCGGGGTCGCCCCAGCGGACGTCGATACAGCGGACGTCGATACGGCGGACGTCGATACGGCGGAGGTTGACACCGCAGACGCTGCCGCCGTGGACACCGCGACGCTGCCGGTGCCGCAGCGAGAGATGGCCGACACCGCGGCCCTGCTGCGGGAACTGTCCAGCCTCGGCGGGCTCGGCGACGAGCCGACCCGGCCACCGTCGGCGGCACCGGGCGCACAGCCACCGCAGTCACCGGTCGACCGGCGACGCAAGCGCGGCCTGTTCGGCGGCCACTGAGGCCAGCCGAGAAACCGGCAGCGCTCCGGCTACGGAACGACGACCACCTGCTGGGCTGCCGCCGTCGAGCCGACCGACAGCACGGCGTCGGCCGGCGTCGTCCGCCGTACCAGCGCCGTCGCGACCGGCCCTAGCTCGTGGTGACGCGCCACCGACCCGACCTGACCGACCACCCGGCCGTCGCACACCACCTCGTCGCCGTGCGCGGGCAGCGACGGGGAGCTGCCGTCCAGGTGCAGCAGGACCAACCGGCGCGGCGGTCGGCCCAGATTGTGAACCCGGGCCACCGTCTCCTGGCCGCGGTAGCAGCCCTTCGCCAGGTGCACGGCCGGCCCGATCCATCCGACTTCGTGCGGCAGCGTGCGGTGGTCGGTGTCGTGCTGCAACCGCGGAACGGCGGCGGCCACCCGCAACGCCTCCAGGGCCCAGGTCCCGGCCGGCTCGCCGCCGGCCGTCAGCCGGCCGAGTAGCTGCGGGCGCGGGACCAGGACCTCCCGCCCGACCAGGACGTCCGGGCGGACCGGGACGTAGCGATCGGCGGTACCGCCGCGATCCTGGCCGGCTGGAGTGACACCGGTACCGGCGTACTCGGCGGGCACCAGCCAGGTCGGCCACTGCGGGTCGACCGCCCGGACCGGCTCCCACACGACCGCCCAGTCGGCGGTGACGTCGGCGACCTCGACCCGCAACAGGAACTGCATGCCGGTCAGGTAGGCCACGACAGCGTCGACCGTCCCCGGTTCCACGCTGATCCAGCTCGCCGTCCCGTCGTCGACCAGGTGGAACTCGTGCTCGACGTGGCCGTGAGGATCCAGCACCAGGGCGAGCGCGCTGCTACCCGGTTCGAGGCGCTCGAGCTGGGCGGTGGTCAGGCTGTGCAGCCAGCCGAGCCGGTCCGGCCCACCGATCCGCACCACGCCACGATGAGACAGGTCGACCGCGCCCTGCCCGGACCGCAGCCGGCGCTGCTCGGCGTGCGGGTCGCCGAAATGCCACGGCACCCCCGCGTCGGCCGATCCGGCCGGGGCATCGCAGGCACCTGGCAGCTCCAGCGAGGACCCGGGAACCGGTACCGCCGGCGCTGACGCCGCAGGAGTGCTCATAGTTCTGCCGAACGCAGCGGCGCTGCCCGATCTTCCGGGAGGAGCGCCTTGCCGGCGCAGTCGGCACAGCGACCCTGCACGGACACATGACTGACGTCGGCCTGGAAGCCGCGCTCGGCGTCCAGGGCGGCCACGAAGCCGACCGCGACCCGGGCGTCGACGCTGTCCACCCGGCCGCATCGGTCGCACACCAGGTGGATGTGGGCCGCCTCCCGCACGGTGTGGTACGTCGGCGCGCCGTGGCCGATGTGCGCGTGGGTGACCAGGCCGACGGCTTCGAGCACGTCCAGCGTGCGATAGATCGTCGACAGGTTGACCCCGGTCGCGGTCCGCTGAACCTCCGCGAGCAGCTCGTCGGGGGTCGCGTGGCTGAGCCGGTCGACCGCCTCCAGCACGAGCTGGCGCGCCGGGGTGATACGAAACCCGCTGTCGCGCAAGCGCCGCTCCCAATCCGCCGGCGCTGCGGGGGCCACGGTGCGCGGTTCGGTCACGCGACCACCGACCGCAGTCGCGCCGCCAGGTGGTTGCCCAGCGGCCGATCGCCGGCGGCCATGTCGAACGTCCACAGCAGTTCGTCGCCGACGAGGCCGTAGAGCCGTTCGCCACCGCCGTACGGCTTGGCGGAGGCAGTCCGGGCGACCACGTCGGACTGCAGGTGGATCCTCGCGCCGCTGATCCGGGCGGTCTCCATCGCGGTCACCGTGACCTGGCCGTACCAGACCTCGGCGTACCCGGTCGGATGGGCCAGCAGCAGCTCAGCCCCGTTGTCCGGGCGCGGCCGCCAGAAGCCGGTCTCGGCCGCCAGCGGGCGGACGCGGTCACCGGCGTCGTCGAGCAGCCAGCTGCGGGACGAGTGCCAGAGGAATGGCTGCCCGTCCCAGCTGATCGTCAGTTCCTGGCCGAAGCGGAAATCGTCGATCCCCGGGTACTGCCCCAGGCCTACGCCGGCCCAGTGCCCGACCAGCCACGACAACGGCAGCAGTTCGGCGGGCAGCGCGGTGACCGGCCCGGCCGTCACTTCGCCCTAGCCCTGTCCCTTGTACAGCTTGTAGACCACGTAGCCGGCGAACCAGGCGATGACGACACTCATCACGACGAGCAGGCTGGTGTAGAAGGCTTCGACCACGCGGCAACTGTAGCGGGCAGCCCTAGGCTGCCGGGATGCCCAGGTCGCTGGTCGTGAAGCTGACCGCCGGAACCGACGCGCCGGAACGCAGCAGCCAGGGACTCACGGTCGCCGCGACCGCGGTGGCCAGCGGCGTACCGGTGTCGCTGTGGCTGACCGGGGAGGCGGCCTGGTTCGCCACCCCGGGCGGCGCAGCCGCGCTGAGCCTGCCGCACGCCGCCCCGGCCACGGAGCTGCTGACGGCGATCCTGGCGGGCGGGACGGTCACGATCTGCACCCAGTGCGCCGCGCGGCGCGGGATCACCGAGCCGCAGCTGCTGCCCGGCGTCCGGCTGGCCGGAGCCGCGACGTTCGTCGGCGAGGTCCTGGCCGACGACGTACAGGCCCTGGTCTACTGACGTACGCCGGGGGTGCCCGAACTCACTGGGCCGCAACACGAACCGAGGCCCACAGGACGAACTGAGGCCCGCCGCGACGAGCGCGGCGGGCCTCAGTTCTCGCGGTCGGCTCAGGCCGGCAGGTCGACGGCCACCTCGGCGACCTCACCCTGGGCAGCCACCACCGTGCGGTCCAGCGTCGCTCCAGGCGCCAGGGTGCGCAGCGTCCACGTGCCGGGCGCGGCGAAGAACCGGAAGGCTCCGGTGTCGTTCGTCGGCACCTCGGCGGTGAACTCGCCACCGTTGTCCAGCAGCCGCACGTAGGCGTTCGGCACCGGCTGGCCGCCACGGGACACCGTCCCCTGGATGACCGTCTCTTTCGCCACGTCAATCCCTTCGGTTGAGAATCCCCCGGTCTTGGCACCGCACATCAGGCAGCCCCGCCCTGCGGCTGACCCGGGTTGTCGCCGAGCTGAACCGGGACGCCGACGAGCGCGCCGTACTCGGTCCAGGAGCCGTCGTAGTTGCGGACGTTGGGCTGGTCGAGCAGCTCGTGCAGCACGAACCAGGTGTGCGCGCTGCGCTCCCCGATCCGGCAGTAGGCGATGGTGTCCTTGGACAGGTCGACACCGGCCTCCTGGTACAGGGCAGTCAGTTCCTCGTTCGACCTGAACGTGCCGTCGTCGTTGGCCGCCTTGCTCCACGGCACGTTGACGGCCGTGGGGACGTGACCGGCCTTCTGCGACTGCTCCTGCGGCAGGTGAGCCGGGGCGAGCAGCCGTCCGGCGTACTCGTCAGGAGAACGCACGTCGACCAGGTTCCCGCCGCCGATCGCGCTGACCACGTCGTCACGGAACGCCCGAATGGACGTGTCCTGTGCCTTGGCGGTGTAGGTGGTCGCCGGTCGCGCGGGAACCGCGTCGACCAGTTCACGGGACTCCAGCTCCCACTTCTTGCGGCCGCCGTCGAGCAGCTTGACCGCGTCATGGCCGTACAGCTTGAAGTACCAGTACGCGTACGAGGCGAACCAGTTGTTGTTGCCGCCGTACAGCACCACGAGGTCGTCGTTGGCGATGCCCTTGGTGGACAGCAGCGCCTCGAACTGCTCCTTGCTCACGAAATCGCGACGGACCGGGTCCTGCAGGTCCTGCCGCCAGTCGATGCGGACGGCACCGCGAATGTGGTTCTTCTCGTAGGCGGCGGTGTCCTCGTCGACCTCGACCAGGACGACCTTGGGGTCGTCGAGATGGGCCTCGACCCAATCGGCGTCCACGAGCACGTCGTTGCGGCTCATGCCGTTTCGTCTCCTTGTTCATGCGCCGGGCGGCGCGGGGCGGTGCGCCAGGCGGCGCGTTCATGGACCGCGGGGCCTGGCGACAGACCCCGCAGGGGTGGTTCAGCGAACGGCGGGATGCCGCACGCGTAGACCGATCAGGTACAGCTCGCAGCCGAGGCAGAGCCCGAACACGGCGTTGAGCAGCGCGGCGGCCAGGGCCGCCGCCACGGCGACGGCCGCCACAACGGTGGCACCGGCCAGCAGGCCGACGAGGCCGGCGGCGACGAACACCAGTCCCAGTCCCTGGGCGAACCGGGGAGGCCGAGCGTCCTCGAGTTCGGCTGGCGGGCCGAGCCGAGGGCGGACCAGGCGGGCGTAGAGCACGGCGTACGGATGCCGCCGTACGCCGCCGGCGACGGCGATCGCGAACGCCACCGTCTGGACGGCGAGCAGCACGACCCCGACCGGGGTCGTCAAGGTGAGCAGCACGGCGGCGAGCACCACCGCGGTGACGGCCGCGACGAAGCGCTGGCCGCGAGGATCGACCTTCATGGGACGTGCTCCTGACAGGGACGGACGAACAGGCCGCGTCAGGACGGCGAGAGCCGTCCGGTCAGGACAGACAGGCGCAACTGGCAAGCAGGCCGTAGTCGACCGCTCGCCGCTTCGTCAGGCTCAGCTGGGCACGCACGTCGCTCACTGTACGAGACCGACGCCGCTCACCCGCCCCCGTGTCCGCATCGTGGACATCGGGGCGGGTGAGCCCCCGGGGAGGGCTGAGGACCCGGGGCCACGGAGCAGTGGCTACGGAGCTGTGGCTACGGAGCTGTGTCTACGGGACGACCTCGCCGAGCGCGGCGAGGACGTCCGCCTTGCGCGGCGCGCCCACCGCTCGGCGGGCGATCCGGCCGCCCGGCCCGAGCACCAGCACCGTAGGGGTCCGCAGGACGCCGAGTCGGCGGACGAGGTCCAGATGGGACTCCGCGTCCACCTCGACGTGCACGACGCCGTCGACCATGCCCGAGACCTCGCTGAGGACACGGCGCGCGGCGCGGCACGGCGCGCAGAACGCCGTCGAGAACTGCACCAGGGTCGCGCGGCTGCCCAGGCCGGCGCCGAGGTCACGTTCGGTGAGGACGTCCGGCGTTGCGGCGACCGGCGATGCGGCCGACTCGGCGGGACCGGAGCCGGGGGCCCCGGCCGCGACGCCGCGGATCCGGCCGTCGTTGAGCCGATGCCAGATGCCGACAGCGGTCGCGATCACCAGTACAGCGACGAGCGCCAGCACACCGATCACGCTGCGCCAACGCGAGGTCGCGAGCCGGTGTTCCCTGCCCACCTATGCCGCCACTGGCGCCCGCGCTCGTCGGCAAGGCCGCGCCACAGGGGTCGCCGCCGGTCTGCTGCCGATCAACCGCCGGCGAACGGTGGCAGCACCTCGACGCAGGCGCCTGCCGGTACGCGGACCGCTGCGAGATCACGGGAGGCGGTTCCGACCGGCAACTCGTCCACCAGGAAGGAGGCGGCGCGCAGCACCGGGTCGAGGGCGCCGCCGGGATGTCGAGCCCGGACTACAGCCAGCACCGTTCCCAGGTCGGTCGACCTCGGACCGGTCGAGCCGGCGGCGAGACCGGCCGAGCCGGTGGCGGGCTGTGCCGGCGGACCGGTGGCGCCCTCGACCACGATCTGCTCGCTGGCCACACCCGCGGCGTCGCGGGCCGCGGCCCAGTACCGGACGGTCACCTCGACGGCGCCAGCGGCGGCCGATCCGGTCACGAACGGTCGCCGATCGGAGCTGTCGTCACCGACGGCGTTGCTGTCGCTGGCGGCGTTGCCGTGGCTGAGGGCGTTGCCGTGGCTGAGGGCCCTGCCGCGGCTGCGGTCACGCTCCACGCTCCGATCCGGTCCAGCAGCCGTCCGGACATGGCCGCCTCGGCATGCCCCAGGCCGGGCTCGATCCACAGCTGCACGTCGCCGGCACCGTCGCCGTACGCCGCGGCACCGTCGTACGCCGCTTCAGCCAGCGCCAGCGGATGCTCGACGGGGAAGAACGGGTCGGCGTCCCCGCCCACGACGAGCACCGGCAGCGGCGCCAGCCGCCCCGCGGCCTCCACCGGTGCCATGGGTGCCGGCTGCGGCCACGGCGGCCGGTCCAGCCGGGCACCGAGCCAGGCGCGCATCACCACCCGGGCGGCGGCGCTGTCCACGGCACGGTGGAGCCGTCGCATCACCGGCGTACCGCGGTAGTACCAGAAGGCCGGCCCGCTCACCAGGACGGTCGCGGCGACGCCGCCGTACAGCGCCGCGTGCCGGACCACCACGGCCGAGCCCAGCGAGAAGCCCACCGTGACGACCCGGTCATATCCGAGGCCGCGGGCCCACCGCACGGCCGCGTCGACATCGTGCTGCTCGAGCCGGCCGAGCGTGGACAACCCCGCCGAACCGCCGTGGCCTCGCAGGTCGACGCCGACGACGCCGCCGTACGCCGCGAACCGGCGCAGCACGCGGCGCACCGCCCGGCGCCGCCACGACCCGGCGAAGCCGTGCACCACCACGAAAGCGAGCCCGCCGTCGGGCGCGGGTAGCTCCGCGGCGCGGGCAGGCCGGTAGTGGACGACGGCGACCGGCACACCGTCGACGGTCAGGGCAGTCCCGGTGAGGGGCGCCACGGCGGAGTCGCCCCCGCCGCGCCACGCGCGGGGCGGGTCGACTCGAGGGGCTCTCGGTGGGGTGACCATCGTCTTGTATCCTCCCGCGCAGGACCCGGGCAACGCCGCCCGATGGCCGCCGTGACCGCGCGATCCGCGGTTCATGCCGGCCGGCGGGCGCGGTCCACCGCACAGGTGGACGCTCCCGGGTCCTTCGCCATCGCGGGCCCGGACTGCCCGGCCGACGCAAGCGAAGGAGTGCCTCGTGAGCCGCCTCCTACTTCTGACCAACTCGGTGCAGTCGTCCACCGAGGTCCTACCGGCACTCGGCCTGCTCACCCACCACGTGCGGATCCTGCCTGCCGAGGGAAGCACCTTGCTGGACGCGCCGCCCTGCGACGCGATCCTGGTGGACGGCCGACGCGACCTGCCGCACGTCCGCAGCCTGACCCGGCTCATCCGGCAGACCGGAGTGGACGTGCCGCTCGTCGTCG belongs to Actinomycetota bacterium and includes:
- a CDS encoding folate-binding protein, with protein sequence MSTPAASAPAVPVPGSSLELPGACDAPAGSADAGVPWHFGDPHAEQRRLRSGQGAVDLSHRGVVRIGGPDRLGWLHSLTTAQLERLEPGSSALALVLDPHGHVEHEFHLVDDGTASWISVEPGTVDAVVAYLTGMQFLLRVEVADVTADWAVVWEPVRAVDPQWPTWLVPAEYAGTGVTPAGQDRGGTADRYVPVRPDVLVGREVLVPRPQLLGRLTAGGEPAGTWALEALRVAAAVPRLQHDTDHRTLPHEVGWIGPAVHLAKGCYRGQETVARVHNLGRPPRRLVLLHLDGSSPSLPAHGDEVVCDGRVVGQVGSVARHHELGPVATALVRRTTPADAVLSVGSTAAAQQVVVVP
- a CDS encoding transcriptional repressor translates to MAPAAPADWERRLRDSGFRITPARQLVLEAVDRLSHATPDELLAEVQRTATGVNLSTIYRTLDVLEAVGLVTHAHIGHGAPTYHTVREAAHIHLVCDRCGRVDSVDARVAVGFVAALDAERGFQADVSHVSVQGRCADCAGKALLPEDRAAPLRSAEL
- a CDS encoding sulfur reduction protein DsrE, whose protein sequence is MPRSLVVKLTAGTDAPERSSQGLTVAATAVASGVPVSLWLTGEAAWFATPGGAAALSLPHAAPATELLTAILAGGTVTICTQCAARRGITEPQLLPGVRLAGAATFVGEVLADDVQALVY
- a CDS encoding thioredoxin, with amino-acid sequence MIGVLALVAVLVIATAVGIWHRLNDGRIRGVAAGAPGSGPAESAASPVAATPDVLTERDLGAGLGSRATLVQFSTAFCAPCRAARRVLSEVSGMVDGVVHVEVDAESHLDLVRRLGVLRTPTVLVLGPGGRIARRAVGAPRKADVLAALGEVVP
- a CDS encoding DUF2516 family protein, yielding MLFSATTTIVTWVLWAVFLVIKLWAFVDCVRRRDDAFPAAGRQTKALWLVLTGITALTGLLPQLTLGILGIAGVVIALVYLFEVRPKLIDVTQRRW
- a CDS encoding DUF4395 domain-containing protein gives rise to the protein MKVDPRGQRFVAAVTAVVLAAVLLTLTTPVGVVLLAVQTVAFAIAVAGGVRRHPYAVLYARLVRPRLGPPAELEDARPPRFAQGLGLVFVAAGLVGLLAGATVVAAVAVAAALAAALLNAVFGLCLGCELYLIGLRVRHPAVR
- a CDS encoding alpha/beta fold hydrolase, translated to MVTPPRAPRVDPPRAWRGGGDSAVAPLTGTALTVDGVPVAVVHYRPARAAELPAPDGGLAFVVVHGFAGSWRRRAVRRVLRRFAAYGGVVGVDLRGHGGSAGLSTLGRLEQHDVDAAVRWARGLGYDRVVTVGFSLGSAVVVRHAALYGGVAATVLVSGPAFWYYRGTPVMRRLHRAVDSAAARVVMRAWLGARLDRPPWPQPAPMAPVEAAGRLAPLPVLVVGGDADPFFPVEHPLALAEAAYDGAAAYGDGAGDVQLWIEPGLGHAEAAMSGRLLDRIGAWSVTAAAAGPSATATPSATATPPATATPSVTTAPIGDRS
- a CDS encoding MoaD/ThiS family protein; this translates as MTGSAAAGAVEVTVRYWAAARDAAGVASEQIVVEGATGPPAQPATGSAGLAAGSTGPRSTDLGTVLAVVRARHPGGALDPVLRAASFLVDELPVGTASRDLAAVRVPAGACVEVLPPFAGG
- a CDS encoding DUF1416 domain-containing protein → MCGAKTGGFSTEGIDVAKETVIQGTVSRGGQPVPNAYVRLLDNGGEFTAEVPTNDTGAFRFFAAPGTWTLRTLAPGATLDRTVVAAQGEVAEVAVDLPA
- a CDS encoding FABP family protein, with product MPAELLPLSWLVGHWAGVGLGQYPGIDDFRFGQELTISWDGQPFLWHSSRSWLLDDAGDRVRPLAAETGFWRPRPDNGAELLLAHPTGYAEVWYGQVTVTAMETARISGARIHLQSDVVARTASAKPYGGGERLYGLVGDELLWTFDMAAGDRPLGNHLAARLRSVVA
- a CDS encoding aerial mycelium formation protein, which encodes MTTPYAGGRRRIDRVLDPGFVAGLADLELADLRTRRREAEQEEADLSYLRRLLHGRIDIVTAELRHRDPVAAEAAVAEHLADVLADDQRSTRGLGRHLSVEPSRVDEHRRAAEAVVADPLISDVTHRSDAELQSALARLRRHERDVSTNRHAVQTVVDALSAELTRRYRDGSASVDTLLSGQRPPSG
- a CDS encoding sulfurtransferase, translating into MSRNDVLVDADWVEAHLDDPKVVLVEVDEDTAAYEKNHIRGAVRIDWRQDLQDPVRRDFVSKEQFEALLSTKGIANDDLVVLYGGNNNWFASYAYWYFKLYGHDAVKLLDGGRKKWELESRELVDAVPARPATTYTAKAQDTSIRAFRDDVVSAIGGGNLVDVRSPDEYAGRLLAPAHLPQEQSQKAGHVPTAVNVPWSKAANDDGTFRSNEELTALYQEAGVDLSKDTIAYCRIGERSAHTWFVLHELLDQPNVRNYDGSWTEYGALVGVPVQLGDNPGQPQGGAA